The Stenotrophomonas sp. ZAC14D1_NAIMI4_1 DNA segment TGCAGGTGGTCGAACAGGCCACGCAGGCGGCGCAGCGGGCACCGCTGTGGGTGCTGGCGGTGAAGCCACAGGCCGCCGAAGCAGTGTGCCGCGCGCTGGCCGCCACGGCCGCCGCGGTCTCGCCGCAGGTGGTGTCGATCATGGCCGGCGTTACCCACGCCCGGCTGCAGCAGTGGCTGGGCATCGATGTCAGTGTGCGCAGCATGCCCAACCAGCCTGCAGCGATCGGCGCGGGCATCACCGCACTGCATGCCGGTGGTGCGCTGCCTGACGCGGCACGTGCACAGGTGGAAGCGCTGTTCCGTGGCTGCGGGTCCACCGTGTGGCTGGACGAGGAAGCGCAGATGGACACGGCGACGGCGGTGGCCGGCAGTGGCCCGGCGTATCTGTACCTGCTGGCCGAAGCCCTGCAGCGGGCCGCCGAAGTGCGCGGCCTGCCGGCCGACAGCAGCCGGCAGCTGGCCCAGCAGACGCTGCTGGGCGCAGCGCGCATGCTGCAGGCCTCTGCCACGACACCCGCGCAGCTGCGGGCGCAGGTGACGTCTCCCGGCGGAACCACGCAGGCCGCGCTGGCGGTGCTGGCCGAGGGCGGCTGGCCGGCGATGCTGGACGCGGCCGTCGGAGCGGCCCAGGCACGCGCGCAGGCCATGGCCGCATCAGGTGGCTGAGCTGCGCCGCATCATGGCTGGCGTCGTTTCCCCTCAGGCCAACGACAGCAGGAACAGCCCGTAGGGCAGATCATGGTCCAGCCACTGATCCTCCACGCTCCAGCCGGCACATTCTGCGATTGCCGCCAGGCGCTGGGGCGTGAATTTGTGGGAGCTCTCGGTGTGCAGTCCTTCGCCAAGGGCGAAGTGAAACGCATGGCCTGCAATCCGTACCGCCTGCTCGCGGCGGCTTAGCAGCCACATCTCCATGCGGGACTCGCTGGCGTTCCAATGCGCACGGTGCAGGAATGCACCCGGATCGAAGTTGGCGCCCAGTTCGTCGTTGATCCGCACCAGCAGATTGCGGTTGAAGGCTGCGGTGACGCCGGCGGCATCGTCGTACGCAGCCAACAGCGTTTCTTTGTCCTTTACCAGGTCCACGCCGATCAGAAGCTGGGCGCCCGAGCCCAGGAGGTTGCGCAGATGCGACAGCAGCGCGACCGATTCCCCTGGGCTGAAGTTGCCCAGCGTAGAACCCGGGAAGAAGCCCAGCCGCGCATGTCCATCAGCGAGCCCGGGCAGGGTGACAGCCTGGGTGAAGTCGCCTGCCAGTGCGGCCAGTTGCAGATGGGGATAGTCACGTGCGATGGCCGCACCCGCCTGCGCAATCGCGGACGCGCTGATGTCGATGGGTACGTAAGCGCCGAGGTGGGGCGAGGCATCCAGGAGGACGCGTGTTTTCACGCTGGCGCCGCTGCCGAACTCTACGAGCACGGTTCCGGGTTCGATGTGGCCGGCGATGTCGGCCGCCGAAGACCGCAGGAGGGCCAGTTCGGTGCGGGTAAGGTAGTACTCGGGCGTGGCGCAGATCGCCTCGAACAAGCGCGAGCCTTCTTCGTCATAGAAGTATTTGGCCGGCATATTTTTCGGGGTCGCCGAGAAACCACGAAGCACGTCATCGAGGAACGCGCTTGACGGCGCCGACACGGCAGGATCGTTGTCGCGTGCCAGGCGCACGCCATTGAACATCCAGCGCTGGGCAGGCGCAAAGAAATTACGGTACGTCGCCCTTGCGTGTCCGGGAGGGGTGATCGAGGAACCACCGCGCAGGACCATCTGGCCCGCCATGAACTTGCCGTTGTATTCGCCCACGGTTCCAGGCGGCGCGCGGAAGCCGGGGTAGGCGTGGTAGGCGCTGCAGGTCCATTGCCATGCCTGGTCGTACAGGCCGCCCAGGTTGGGGAGCGTCATTGCAGCGTGCTCCCACTCGGCTTCGCTGGGCAGGCGCGCACCGGCCCAGCGAGCGTAAGCGTCAGCCTCGTAGTAGCTGACGTGGCGCACGGGAGCGTGTGGATCCAATGGGGTGCGGCCCTGCAGCGTCAGGGTGCTCCATTGGTCGCCTTCATCGCGCCAGTAGAGCGGTGCCTGCCAGCCCTGCGCTTGGGCGGTTGCCCAGCCATCGGCCAGCCACAGCAGAGGCCGCCGATAGCCGCCATCGGCCATGAAGGCCAGCCATTCCTCATTGCTGACCAGGCGATCGGCAAGCGCGAAGGCGTGCAGGAAGACCGTGTGGCGAGGCATTTCATTGTCGAAAGCGAAGTCGTCGCCTGTCGCGCCGATGTCCACCAGCCCGCCGGCGATGTCGGCCCATTGCATGGGCCCGGCAGGCCGCGCGCGGGAGGGGAGTTCCGGCCGATACGCAGGCGACAGCGCCGATCGGGAGAACAGGTGCAGCACGTCCATGAGGATCAGTTCCTGGTGCTGCTCCTCATGTGCCAGGCCAAGCTCGACCAGTCCGGTGCAGGCCGCCGGCAACGCGTGCAGCAGCCTGTCCATTGCAGCATCGACATGGGCGCGATACGCCAGTACATCGTGGGCGGAGGGGCGTGTCATCAGGCCGCGTTCTGCACGCGGCAGCCGTGGGCCGGCGCCTTCGTAGTACGAGTTGAAGAGGTAGCCGAACGTTGGATCAAACGCAGCGTACCCCGGCAGGTGCGGCGCCAGCAGGAACGTTTCGAAGAACCAGCTGGTATGTGCCAGATGCCACTTGGTCGGGCTGGCATCCGGCATGGATTGGGCCGCCTGGTCTTCCACGCTCAGCGGGCCGGCCAGAGCGACGCTGTGCGCACGTACAACACGATAGCGACGGCGTAGATGGCTCACAGACTCAGCCCGATTTGACGGCCGAACGTGCGCGCGCATTCTTGACGGTCACCCAGATGGCCGAGAGCAGGAAATAGAACGCGCCCAGGCCGGCGTAGGGGGCCACCGTGGTGACATCCAAGGCGATGCCACTGCTGGCCTGCTTGAAGAAGAACGCGCCGGCGGCTGCCGATTGCGCGCCACTGAGGATCATGACCCACTGGCCACCTGTGCTCTTCCAGCGACGCACCGCGGTAGCCAGTTGCAGCAGGCCGGAGAGGATCGCCCAGACACCGA contains these protein-coding regions:
- the proC gene encoding pyrroline-5-carboxylate reductase codes for the protein MKAAADIAFIGGGNMARCLLQGLLRQGQDPARMVVADPLPGIREGLSAELGVQVVEQATQAAQRAPLWVLAVKPQAAEAVCRALAATAAAVSPQVVSIMAGVTHARLQQWLGIDVSVRSMPNQPAAIGAGITALHAGGALPDAARAQVEALFRGCGSTVWLDEEAQMDTATAVAGSGPAYLYLLAEALQRAAEVRGLPADSSRQLAQQTLLGAARMLQASATTPAQLRAQVTSPGGTTQAALAVLAEGGWPAMLDAAVGAAQARAQAMAASGG
- the egtB gene encoding ergothioneine biosynthesis protein EgtB, producing MRAHVRPSNRAESVSHLRRRYRVVRAHSVALAGPLSVEDQAAQSMPDASPTKWHLAHTSWFFETFLLAPHLPGYAAFDPTFGYLFNSYYEGAGPRLPRAERGLMTRPSAHDVLAYRAHVDAAMDRLLHALPAACTGLVELGLAHEEQHQELILMDVLHLFSRSALSPAYRPELPSRARPAGPMQWADIAGGLVDIGATGDDFAFDNEMPRHTVFLHAFALADRLVSNEEWLAFMADGGYRRPLLWLADGWATAQAQGWQAPLYWRDEGDQWSTLTLQGRTPLDPHAPVRHVSYYEADAYARWAGARLPSEAEWEHAAMTLPNLGGLYDQAWQWTCSAYHAYPGFRAPPGTVGEYNGKFMAGQMVLRGGSSITPPGHARATYRNFFAPAQRWMFNGVRLARDNDPAVSAPSSAFLDDVLRGFSATPKNMPAKYFYDEEGSRLFEAICATPEYYLTRTELALLRSSAADIAGHIEPGTVLVEFGSGASVKTRVLLDASPHLGAYVPIDISASAIAQAGAAIARDYPHLQLAALAGDFTQAVTLPGLADGHARLGFFPGSTLGNFSPGESVALLSHLRNLLGSGAQLLIGVDLVKDKETLLAAYDDAAGVTAAFNRNLLVRINDELGANFDPGAFLHRAHWNASESRMEMWLLSRREQAVRIAGHAFHFALGEGLHTESSHKFTPQRLAAIAECAGWSVEDQWLDHDLPYGLFLLSLA